Genomic DNA from Edaphobacter lichenicola:
GATCGGTATCTTCACGCCCAGCTTCTTCGCGGCATTCACCACGCCCTGAGCCAGCACATCCACCCGCAAAATCCCACCAAAAATATTGATGAAGATAGCCTTCACATTCGGATCGCTCAACAGAATCCCGAACGCATTCTCAATCTGCTCCTGGTTCGCACCACCACCGACATCAAGAAAGTTCGCCGCACTCCCACCCGCATACTGAATGATGTCCATCGTCGCCATCGCCAGCCCGGCGCCATTCACCATGCACGCAATCGTGCCATCCAGCTTGATGTAGTTCAGCGCAAACTTGCTCGCCTCAACCTCCAGCGGATCTTCCTCCGCCAGATCACGAAGCTCCTTCAGATCTTTATGCCGAAACATCGCATTGTCGTCAAAATTAATCTTGCAATCCAGCGCCAGCAGCTTGTCATCCTTCGTCGTAATAAAAGGATTGATCTCCATCAGCGTCGAGTCCGTCTCCACAAACGCCTTGTACAAGCCCGTCATAAACTTCACAGCGTCATTGATCTGCGTCGTCTTCAATCCCAGCTTGAACGCCAGCTTCCGCGCCTGGTACGGCGCAAACCCCACCGCCGGATCGATGTACTCCTTATAGATCAGCTCCGGAGTAGCATGCGCCACCTCTTCAATCTCCATCCCACCCGACTGCGAAGCCATAAACACCACCTTCGCCGAAGCCCGGTCCAGCACCAACCCCAGGTAAAGCTCCCGCTCAATCGCAGACCCTTCTTCAATCAGCAGCCGCTGCACCTTCTGACCGGCAGGCCCCGTCTGGTGCGTCACCAGCTGCATCCCCAGAATCGCCTTCGACGCCGCATTCGCCTCTTCAAGCGTCCGCGCCAGCTTCACGCCGCCGCCCTTGCCCCGCCCACCGGCATGAATCTGCGCCTTCACCACCACAACCTTGTTCCCCGCGCCAAACAGACTCTTCGCAGCAGTGTCCGCCTGCTCCAGCGTGGTCGCCATCTCGCCGCCCGGAACCGGCACACTGTACTTCCGCAGAATCTCTTTCGCCTGATACTCGTGAATTTTCATGGATACCTTCGAAATTACGCTCGCGCGAGAAGTGTAGCGGACTCCAACAACCGCCCGCAATCACAATCTCGCACAACCGTGCGGTTACCGCCCGCACTTTAACCCGTAACCTTAAGGTTCTCTTCATCTTGCCTCTGTATGATGGACGACATTAGTCCGGCGGGAATCTTCCCGGCCAGCACTCACCGCCCAGCCGCAGCTCCGCGTTGATTCGTTCCAGTCTCAAACACTCTGTGAAACCACCGTACCTAGCAAGGTTGGATTCTTGAGTGTTCATCTCGTAAATCCCAGCGACAACTCTTTTGGGACCGCTGTAATCACACCCCGTTGGCTCTTCGTCCTCGCCGCCGCCACACCCTCCCTCGCAGGCGACCCCATCCTCATCGACGAATCCATCGAACAAATCATCCCCGACTCCATCCAGTCCGGCGACATCGTCGGCATCAGCGTCCACACCGGCAACGCCCTCCGCGGCTACGAGGTCGGCCGCATCGCCCGCGAACGCGGAGCCTGGGTCATCTACGGCGGCATCCACGCCACCCTCTTCCCCGAAGAAGCATTCGAGCGCGGCGAAGCCCACGCCGTAGTCAAAGGCGACGGCGACATAGCCTGGGGCAAAGCCGTCACCGACATCCTCTCCGGCGCTCAACCCGAAAAGATCTACGAAGGCGGCCGCATCAGCGGCACCGACTTCCTCGCCGCCCGCTGGGATCTCATGCCCCGCGACAAGTACATGTGGGCCTCCGTTCAGACCATCCGTGGCTGCCCCAAGCACTGCTCCTTCTGCAGCGTCTGGCGCACCGACGGCCAGCAGCCCCGTCAGCGCCCCCACCAGTCCGTCATCGACGAGATCGTCAATCTCCGCCAGATTGGCTTCCGCTTCATCGCCCTCGCCGACGACAACTTCTACCCCGTCACCCTCACCGACCTACGCCTCGCCCGCGAACAAAACAATGAAGCCAAGCTCGCCGAACTCACCGCCATCCGCGCCGAACGCTTCCTCCTCATGGCCGAACTCGCCAAGCTCCCCAAAGACATGGTCTTTTTTACCCAGATCACCATGGAAGCCGGCGAAGACGGCGAATACCTCGACGCCATGCGCAAGGCCAACATCAAAGGCGCGCTCGTAGGCGTAGAGGCCGTCACCCCCGAAGGCCTCAAGGCCGTCTTCAAAGACTTCAACTACTCGGGCGTTGCTCTCGCAAACCAGCTCCAGACCTTCAAGAAGCACGGCGTCCACGTCCTCGGCTCCTTCATCTTCGGCCTCCCCACCGACAAGCCCGCCACCTTCGACGCCACCGTCGAGATGGCCCTCAAAGCCGGCGTCACCTTCGCCCAATTTGTCATGATGACGCCCTTCCCCGGCACCGTCGACTTCAACCGCTGGGAAATAGAACAAGCCAAAGCTCCCGAAGTCGTCGCAACACCGACCGGCGACATCCCCATCACCCGCTACTGGCTCATCCCCACCGCCATCCGCCCCAAGATGTTCACCCCTCACCCTACGATGAGCTCGCTGGAAATCAGCCAGCGCACGCAAAAAGTCTGGGACCGCTTCTACGATTGGTCCTCCATCTGGGAGCGCTCCGCCTGCACACCCACACTCCGCGCACGCGTAGCCTTCATGTTCCTCTCCAAGCTCTACCGCCAGATGTACGCCGGCACCGGCATCTCCACCGACAGCGCGCGCCGCAAAAAATCCAAAACCTGGGCCCGCTGGACCGCCAAGCAATGCCGCAAACTCTTCGCCGCCAGACCCATGCCCGAACTCCAATCCCCAGCATGGGAGCACGCCTTCTCCTCGGCAAACCTCCGCCGCCCAGCCTTCCTCGGCCCCCAG
This window encodes:
- a CDS encoding B12-binding domain-containing radical SAM protein, which codes for MSVHLVNPSDNSFGTAVITPRWLFVLAAATPSLAGDPILIDESIEQIIPDSIQSGDIVGISVHTGNALRGYEVGRIARERGAWVIYGGIHATLFPEEAFERGEAHAVVKGDGDIAWGKAVTDILSGAQPEKIYEGGRISGTDFLAARWDLMPRDKYMWASVQTIRGCPKHCSFCSVWRTDGQQPRQRPHQSVIDEIVNLRQIGFRFIALADDNFYPVTLTDLRLAREQNNEAKLAELTAIRAERFLLMAELAKLPKDMVFFTQITMEAGEDGEYLDAMRKANIKGALVGVEAVTPEGLKAVFKDFNYSGVALANQLQTFKKHGVHVLGSFIFGLPTDKPATFDATVEMALKAGVTFAQFVMMTPFPGTVDFNRWEIEQAKAPEVVATPTGDIPITRYWLIPTAIRPKMFTPHPTMSSLEISQRTQKVWDRFYDWSSIWERSACTPTLRARVAFMFLSKLYRQMYAGTGISTDSARRKKSKTWARWTAKQCRKLFAARPMPELQSPAWEHAFSSANLRRPAFLGPQENPSPFTVITKL
- the sucC gene encoding ADP-forming succinate--CoA ligase subunit beta → MKIHEYQAKEILRKYSVPVPGGEMATTLEQADTAAKSLFGAGNKVVVVKAQIHAGGRGKGGGVKLARTLEEANAASKAILGMQLVTHQTGPAGQKVQRLLIEEGSAIERELYLGLVLDRASAKVVFMASQSGGMEIEEVAHATPELIYKEYIDPAVGFAPYQARKLAFKLGLKTTQINDAVKFMTGLYKAFVETDSTLMEINPFITTKDDKLLALDCKINFDDNAMFRHKDLKELRDLAEEDPLEVEASKFALNYIKLDGTIACMVNGAGLAMATMDIIQYAGGSAANFLDVGGGANQEQIENAFGILLSDPNVKAIFINIFGGILRVDVLAQGVVNAAKKLGVKIPIILRLEGTNVEEGRKILADSGLNFQVGQTMKEAADLAVAAAKGGK